In Micromonospora sp. WMMD980, the following are encoded in one genomic region:
- a CDS encoding SRPBCC family protein gives MILVERSAHVVAPVEVVWDVVQRAEQLPAWLAGVRAAEVLSGEGFGRRQLVQAGRGAAHEAEVIAYQEPTLIGWRERAKGAGARAEARTEIYVQLTADEEAGGTVVRLIVVRWPAGPVKAAMLRLGLRRVGADLEDSLARLTDLAAVG, from the coding sequence ATGATCCTCGTGGAACGTAGCGCACACGTGGTGGCGCCGGTAGAAGTGGTCTGGGACGTCGTGCAGCGGGCCGAGCAGCTGCCGGCCTGGCTGGCGGGTGTCCGCGCGGCCGAGGTCCTCTCCGGGGAGGGGTTCGGCCGGCGGCAGTTGGTGCAGGCCGGGCGCGGCGCCGCCCACGAGGCCGAGGTGATCGCCTATCAGGAACCGACCCTGATCGGCTGGCGCGAACGGGCCAAGGGCGCCGGCGCCCGGGCCGAGGCGCGCACCGAGATCTACGTCCAGCTCACCGCCGACGAGGAGGCCGGCGGCACCGTCGTCCGGCTGATCGTGGTGCGGTGGCCCGCCGGGCCGGTCAAGGCCGCCATGCTGCGGCTCGGCCTGCGCCGGGTCGGCGCCGACCTGGAGGACTCGCTGGCCCGGCTGACCGACCTGGCCGCCGTCGGCTGA